CAGAACTTtccttatttcttttattttttcttgtgtaGTTGACTTTCTTTAAGGTTCCTATATTTACATGCAACTGATGCAGGTGCAATGCTGAAGATATTCTTTTGGAAATGGATCGTATCTTGAGGCCTGAAGGAGCAGTCATATTTCGTGACCAAGTGGATATTCTAACCAAAGTGAAGAAAATAGCAGGAGCAATGAGGTGGAAAACAAAAATGGTCGATCACGAGGATGGCCCACTTGCCTCAGTTAAGATATTATTCGCTGTCAAGAGGTATTGGGTTGCTGGAGAAAACAGTACCACATCCTCTCAATGATCTGagaaataatatgatatgatcCCACTGGGGAACAATATTCACTGTAGTTAACCATAGGTGTCTCTCTCCCAGTAGCAACCCAGTAACACGGCTTCTGTTGCATTTAATTTTGATCCAATCCTATTTTGAAGGTAGATATAGAATATAGATaggatatataatttaataaagatTCTTGGTTtgttgttttttctattttcttttctctatcatccaatttttttatattctgtTTTTAGCACCTCAGTGCTGTTTAGATTCTAGACTTCAGGCTCTGGCAAGATCCTGTTTTTGACAATATAATTCTTTGTTCTTGTACACAAACCGCAgtctatatacatattatttgtcatagtTCACTGTCTGATTACTTTTCAACTTCATTCTTGCTAAGAAAAGATGCAAAGGATGCAACAGTAAGTAGAAGTCTAGAAATTCAAGCAAGCAACCatatttggatttaatttttatttgcgGGTGTGTACTTCTACAATGGCAGTTTGTTCTTATTTGATTGGAAGTGTTGTTGTTTCTTGAATTATGCAAACTAATGAGTACATATATCCTGTATTAGGTGAATAATCTTGTAGAATCATATGATGGCAACTTCAATTTCTTGACTTGCCATTCACATTGATTTGTACTTTTGTCCTCCAACACCTCCAAATGAATGGCAGAGATCTGACCTTATTTGTTGGCCATTTGTTTGCCACGCTGTCCATACAGTAAGCAGATCTTTATTTTGAGATAAATTCTCCAGTAATCAAATTTAGTTAGGGTATGAAACCCACATGAGACTTCTCCTAGTGAGAATAAAAATGCCTTGCTTTCAAGCATGTAGGACCTTGTACTCCTAATGGCTTGCTTTCAGGCATGTAGGTCCTTGCACACTTATTATTGTACATGCAgccttaaaaaattacttatataGAATGGTTCTTAGGAAGCCAAATGATCTCCAAGCCTCAGTATCAAAAGTTTTTCCTTTATACAAGTTATTTGCACCTTTTTGTGTTTGTCCTGCCCACACTACCTCACAAAAGTTCCTCTCTCATTCAAACATTTCTTGTCaagtttgttttctttatttcccACTGTTGCTTGTCATCTCAAATTTCTCAACCTCGAAAATCTGGTTGGTTTCTTGTAAATTAACCATAACGATGGACAGTGGAAAGAACATTAACAATCTTGGTGAAGtctcattttcttgttaccTTGGCACAGCAGAAGAGAAATATATACAGAAGATTACAGAATCGGTTCAGTATCCGCATCATTCAATCACTTCAAGCCCAGACCTTCCCTCTTTGATAACCTTGGAAAGAAGCAAGTCTGGAGACGGTGAAATTGGCGTCTTTGAAGCTCAGAAATACTACAACATGAGATTAGATGATGGTCCAGTTATTATTGATACTGCAACTACTCATGATCATGGCTACAGGAAAGGAAACCAGGTTGAACTTCTCCGTGTTAAAACAAAGAGCAGGCCAGGGACTCCAAGTGTGACTTCTGAAGCAAGTTGGAATAGCCAAACTGCTCTATTGCCAACATATCAGAGAAGCCTACCTCAAGCTCAAAGTAAGCCTAAAAGGGTACATGGAAAGAGTGGTCTTTTCTCTGGTTTTAGCTGCCATGGATCTTGTACTGATAAAAAATCAGTTTATGTTAGTCCAAATGTTGAGCATGCTGAGACAGTTCAGGGAAGAGATCACAGAAAAGAAGCTACTCAAATTGTTCTTAGTCCTAACATGTTGGATGGTGGAAAGCTGAAACCGAGATTGAAGGTGAAAGATGAGTTTCATAAGCCAAGTCATGAAAAGACGAGAAGTAGTATTACTAGCGTGGAATCAAACAAAGAAGAGATTGTTGCGATCCCAGTTGCAAATTCTGCAGTGAAAAACCTGGCCATTAAAAGACAGTTGGCAAAAGATAGAAtcatagaagaagaagaatcacgAAAATCGCTAGAGGTGTTCGGTTCTCATACACTAAAAAAGGGGGTAATTGAAATGAACCTTGACAGGAAACTTTCTATGTTAAGTTGGGATGCAATTCCAAAGACACTAAAACTCCCAACTTCTTCATTGAGGAGCCAAGTGTATGAAGATATAGACAGTGATGGTAGCTCTGATCTATTTGAAATAGAGAACATATCAGGCAGTGGACAGGCATTGTTCACAGGGGGAACATGTGATGGTGTATCTGGCTGCATGTCTCCAACTCCTTATGCACGAAGCGAGACCAGCATTGAGTGGAGTGTTGTCACTGCAAGTGCTGCTGATTTCTCAGCTATCTTGGATTATGATGGATCAAAACttacagaaaattttaatgctaGTCCTGACGCAATTCAAGTTGCCAAAACCAAATTCATGGTGGAGAAGGATTCACAAAGTGGTGGTTCGGGCAAACTACTCAGTTGCAAGAGTCATAAAGCAGTTAGAGTTGCTGAAAATGCTTACAGAACTAGTGAGAAGGCCAAGTTTCATCCACAACAACCTCAAAGATCAGTTAACCACATGCCAGTATGTAAGGTACAAGCCAACATCGATGAAAGGTTTTGATTTCCCATTAGCAAAAAAGACAGCATGGCTTTTGCCTAAGTGAAGGTGAAGCATTACTTTCTGCTTACTTGAAGCAGCAGTGTGTGATGGAAGGTGATTTGGTGATAACtgatctgaaaattttcatttcgaTTTCAATTTTCAGATAATAAATGCAATAAAGCTTAATATGAAGTAGAAC
Above is a genomic segment from Mangifera indica cultivar Alphonso chromosome 3, CATAS_Mindica_2.1, whole genome shotgun sequence containing:
- the LOC123212025 gene encoding protein PHYTOCHROME KINASE SUBSTRATE 1-like yields the protein MVLRKPNDLQASVSKVFPLYKLFAPFCVCPAHTTSQKFLSHSNISCQVCFLYFPLLLVISNFSTSKIWLVSCKLTITMDSGKNINNLGEVSFSCYLGTAEEKYIQKITESVQYPHHSITSSPDLPSLITLERSKSGDGEIGVFEAQKYYNMRLDDGPVIIDTATTHDHGYRKGNQVELLRVKTKSRPGTPSVTSEASWNSQTALLPTYQRSLPQAQSKPKRVHGKSGLFSGFSCHGSCTDKKSVYVSPNVEHAETVQGRDHRKEATQIVLSPNMLDGGKLKPRLKVKDEFHKPSHEKTRSSITSVESNKEEIVAIPVANSAVKNLAIKRQLAKDRIIEEEESRKSLEVFGSHTLKKGVIEMNLDRKLSMLSWDAIPKTLKLPTSSLRSQVYEDIDSDGSSDLFEIENISGSGQALFTGGTCDGVSGCMSPTPYARSETSIEWSVVTASAADFSAILDYDGSKLTENFNASPDAIQVAKTKFMVEKDSQSGGSGKLLSCKSHKAVRVAENAYRTSEKAKFHPQQPQRSVNHMPVCKVQANIDERF